The window AGAAGACGGATCGTTCCGATATTGAATGATTTTTCGTAAACCATTTTACCGTTTTCATAGAAGGTAAGTTCTGTAGAACCTCCACCAACGTCGATGTATAGGTAGGCGAATTCTTTATCAAGGCCTTCAGCAACATGGTTTTCATAGACCAGGGTAGCTTCTTCGTCACCGGAAATGATTTCGATGTTGATTCCGGATGTTTCTTTTACGAGGCCGATAATTTCATTACCATTGGCAGCATCACGCATAGCACTGGTAGCACAGGCTCTGTAATGATCCACTTTATATATTTTCATAAGATCACTGAAAATTTTCATGGAATCAATGACCATTTTTTCTCTTTCGGGACCTATTTTTCCGATGGTAAAAACATCCATTCCCAGTCTCAGAGGAATTCTGAGAAGGTTGAGTTTAATGAATTCAGGTTTTCTGTTATTAATCTTAACTTCATTGATAAGAAGGCGGGCTGCATTACTCCCTATGTCTATCGCTGCTATCTTCATTTTTTGCTTGTTTTAGCTTTTAAATATTTATAGGTTTCTATTTGTGAACGGCATTCTTTTTTATCATTTCTTATGTATTCATTGCTGAGTTTTTTATCCAGAATTCTGGCTTTTACATTATCCCTAAGCTGAATATCAAGAATATCTTTTAATTCTTTTTTAAGGTTCTTGTCTGTGATTTTAGCAGCGGCTTCAATCCTGTAATCCAGGTTTCTGGTCATCCAGTCAGCGGAAGAAATGTACATGTCTTCTGTTCCTTTATTGTAGAAATACATTACTCTGGCATGCTCCAGGTATTCATCTACAATACTTATAGCTTTTATTTTTTCTTTAAATTCTTTCTGGTTTACGGCACAATAGATTCCTCTTACGATGAGTCTGATTACCACACCAGCTTTAGCAGCCTCATATAGCTTTTCTATCAGCAGTCTGTCGCTCATAGAATTTACCTTGATGATAATCTCTGCTTTTCGGCCTGCTTTGGCTTCTTCGATTTCTTTATCAATATGGTGAACAATCTTTTCACGCATAAACTGAGGGCAAACTAATAAATTTTTACAAGTTTTCAAAATCGGAATAAAATCATCCTTCGGTTTTTTCAGCACATTGAATACTTTATTGATATCTGCCATGATGCCGCGATCGGCTGTAAGGAGCAGATGATCACCATATATTCTTGCCGTTTTTTCGTTGAAATTTCCAGTACTTACAAATCCATATTGGATGGTTTTATTATGCGCTCTCTTTTTGATAACACATAGTTTAGCATGTACTTTTTTGTTGGGAATTCCCACAAGAACTGTAATTCCCTCCGGTTCAAGCATATCTTTCCATTTCAAATTGGATTCTTCATCAAACCTTGCCTGAAGTTCCAGCATTACAGTCACTTCTTTACCATTTCTGGCGGCATAGATGAGCGCGTTGATAATTTTTGAACTGCTTGCCATACGGTAAGCGGTGATCTGTATAGATTTTACATCCGGATCCATTGCTGCTTCACGGAGAAGATCAATCACTGGATTATATTTGTGATAAGGAAAACTAAGAAGCACATCTTCTTTTAAGATAACATCTGTCACTCTTTCACCATGTTCAAATGCCTGATGCGTAAAAGAGCTTCTTTCCACAGGTCTTTCATAGGCTTCAAAAACGTCTGGAAAATCCATGAAATGCTTGAAGTTATGAATTTTTCCTCCCGGAATAATGCTGTCTTTTTTCGTTAAATTCAGTTTTCTGATAAGGAGTTCCAGCAGCGCTTTATCCATATCTTTATCAAAAACGAAACGGGTAGGTTTTCCCTTTCTTCTGTTTTTGAGTCCTTTTTCTATTTTTTCTGCGAAGTTGGTTCTGATGTCATTGTCCAGATCCAGTTCTGCATCTTTTGTTACTTTAAAAGCATTAGCAGAAAATTCATCATATCCGAAATAAGAGAATATGTGCGGAAGATTGAAAGTGATCACATCTTCCAGAAGCATTACATTTTTCTCTTCAGGATCTTCTGTTGGAAGCAATACAAATCTCCCTACAAAACGGGAGGGAATCTCAATAATAGCATAATTGCTGGAATACTGCCAGTCTTTTTTTCTCATCGCTACCCCCAGATAAAGACTTTTGTCTCTTAAATAGGGCATTGGTGTATTTTCATGAAGAAGAATAGGAATTACATTGGATTCTACCACTTCATCAAAATATTGTCTGACAAATTCTTTTTGTCCTGTTGTCAGGTTTTTGGAATTTTTAATGAAAACTTTATGATCAGCCATTTCGGTTTGGATCTTTTTCCAGGTTTTATCGAAATTCAGCTGCTGTCTCATGACAACTTCATTGATTCTCTGAAGGATCTTGGAGGGTGGTTGGTAGAAAGATTCAGCAATCACTTTTTCCTTAAAATCCATGGCACGCTTTAATCCGGCAACACGTACTCTGAAAAATTCATCTAAATTGTTGGAGAAAATTCCGAGAAAACGTATTCTTAAATGTAAGGGAACTTTTTCATCCATGGCTTCCTGCAAAACTCTTTCATTAAAGGCCAGCCATGTAATATCTCGTGGATTAAAGTGTAATGACATTCTAAATGTGTATATTTTATCAAAAATAATAATTCGTAAAGATTCTGCCTCTATTTCTTAGATTAAACTTTGATTAATTTTTAAAGATTGGTGAATTGATAATAAAAGTGCTATTGTAAGCTATGATATTCCCAGTTCTTGGACAAAAATATGTATTGTGGAAAAAGTTTTAAAATGTAAAATATTCTATATTGTAATTTTTTTGTTGATTTTTTTCTCATTATAATCCATAATATTTTAATAAGTGTGATTATTGTCAAGATATATAGTATAAAGTACTTTTTACCTTCAGAGTGTTTTTTTTAGGAATGGTTATATTTATCGCTTACTTTATAATTATTTTCCATGAAAAAAATTTTACTATTGACTGCTGGCCTTCTAATGGCCAATGTATATGGACAGAGAGAATGTGCTACTGATTTGAAAATGAAGGAGTTTTATGCGAGAAATCCACAGGCTCTGGCAAAAAAAGAAGATTTAAGAAATTATTTAACCAGTAAGAGTGCGGCTGCTAATACATTGGGTAAAAACGGTCAGACTGTTGTTACTATTCCAGTTGTAGTACATGTTCTTTATGGAAGTGCTGCACAGAATATTTCCGACGCTCAGATTGCATCGCAGATTGCTATCCTGAATAATGATTTCAGAAAATTGAACCCTAATTTTAGTTCTGTAGTTCCTGATGTTTTCAAGCCCTATGCTGCAGATATGGAGCTGACATTCTGTATGGCAACAAAAACGCCTACAGGTGCTTCTACTACAGGTATAGAAAGAAAATCAGTGGCCTCAAATTTTGATTTTGCTAACCAATATTATTTATCAACCGGCCTTACAGCCTGGGATCCTACTAAATATCTAAATATATGGGTAGGGAATATGCCTAATCCTTATCTGGGGTGGGCTTATCTGCCTGATGCAGCAGGATTTCCGGAGGACGGACTTGCTATTGGCTATAAATACTTCGGAACTACAGGAGCAGCTGTGTCTCCTTATAATGGAGGACGAACTGCAACACATGAAATAGGACATTATTTCGGATTGCTTCACCCATGGGGAGAAGATGGCAGTGTATGTGGAACACCGGATAATGATGACGGCTGTGCAGATACTCCTGCTATTAATGATGCCCATTACGGGGGTAATGTTTTTCCAGATAACGGCTTTATGTGTAATCCAACTGCAAACGGTGCCATGTTCATGAATTTTATGGATTATGTGACAGATACAGAAATGGCATTCTTTACCAATGATCAGAAAACAATCAAAACTAATACTATGGCAGGTCCAAGAGCTAGTCTACTGAACTCCAACGCCTGTGCTTTCTTATCAGTAAATGAAGTGGAAAAAGCAAATTCTATTAATCTTTTCCCAAATCCTACTACGCAGTACATTTCTATAGCTTCTCCTTTAGCGCCAATCAATGAAGTAGAAATTTTCAATGCTGAAGGAAGACTTGTGAAAAAAGCATTTATTAAAAATGAGACAGATAAAATTGATGTGAAAGATTTTGCCAGTGGTGTCTATTATGTAAGAACTTATAATGGTAAAGACTTCGTCAAATCAATGAAGTTTATCAAAAAATAATGAAAATATTTCCATATTAAATCATATAAAGCCTCGATTTTATCGAGGTTTTTATTTTTATTGTGTCATTTTGTCACAATTCTTTGAATGGTACAGATATTGAGAAATTGAGAGTGTAAATTAAATTAAAAATAGAAAAAATATAAAATATTATGAGTAAAATAATTGGAATTGACTTAGGAACAACCAACTCTTGTGTTGCTGTAATGGAGGGTAAAGACCCTGTTGTTATTCCTAACGCAGAAGGTAAAAGAACTACTCCTTCTATCGTAGCTTTTACAGAAGACGGAGAAAGAAAAGTAGGTGATCCTGCAAAAAGACAGGCTGTAACGAATCCAACAAAAACTGTTTACTCTATCAAAAGATTTATCGGAACGCACTTTAAAGATGATGCTTCTGAAATCACAAGAGTACCTTATAAAGTAGTTGCCGGACCAAACGATACTGTAAAAGTAAAAATCGACGATAGAGAATATACACCACAGGAAATTTCTGCAATGACGCTTCAGAAAATGAAGAAAACTGCTGAAGATTATCTTGGACAGGAAGTTACAAGAGCGGTAATCACTGTTCCTGCATACTTCAATGATGCACAGAGACAAGCTACTAAAGAAGCTGGTGAAATCGCTGGTCTTAAAGTAGAAAGAATTATCAACGAACCTACAGCTGCAGCATTAGCTTACGGTCTTGATAAAAACCATAAAGATCAGAAAATCGCAGTATACGACCTTGGTGGTGGTACTTTCGATATCTCTATCCTTGATTTAGGAGATGGTGTATTTGAAGTATTATCTACAAATGGTGATACTCACTTAGGAGGTGATGACTTTGATGATGTGATCATCAACTGGATGGCTGATGAGTTCAAAGCTGAAGAAGGTGTTGAATTAAAATCTGATGCAATTGCATTACAAAGATTGAAAGAAGCAGCTGAAAAAGCTAAAATTGAATTATCTTCTTCTCCTCAGACTGAAATCAACTTACCATATATCACGGCTACTGCTACAGGTCCTAAGCACTTAGTGAAGACTTTAAC of the Chryseobacterium viscerum genome contains:
- a CDS encoding zinc-dependent metalloprotease, with the protein product MKKILLLTAGLLMANVYGQRECATDLKMKEFYARNPQALAKKEDLRNYLTSKSAAANTLGKNGQTVVTIPVVVHVLYGSAAQNISDAQIASQIAILNNDFRKLNPNFSSVVPDVFKPYAADMELTFCMATKTPTGASTTGIERKSVASNFDFANQYYLSTGLTAWDPTKYLNIWVGNMPNPYLGWAYLPDAAGFPEDGLAIGYKYFGTTGAAVSPYNGGRTATHEIGHYFGLLHPWGEDGSVCGTPDNDDGCADTPAINDAHYGGNVFPDNGFMCNPTANGAMFMNFMDYVTDTEMAFFTNDQKTIKTNTMAGPRASLLNSNACAFLSVNEVEKANSINLFPNPTTQYISIASPLAPINEVEIFNAEGRLVKKAFIKNETDKIDVKDFASGVYYVRTYNGKDFVKSMKFIKK
- a CDS encoding exopolyphosphatase yields the protein MKIAAIDIGSNAARLLINEVKINNRKPEFIKLNLLRIPLRLGMDVFTIGKIGPEREKMVIDSMKIFSDLMKIYKVDHYRACATSAMRDAANGNEIIGLVKETSGINIEIISGDEEATLVYENHVAEGLDKEFAYLYIDVGGGSTELTFYENGKMVYEKSFNIGTIRLLNNLVTMDNWKEMKDEINKNIVSKKPIVAIGSGGNINKVFSMSKTKDGKPMSLSHLKKVYKEFNELSVEERMTNYNLREDRADVLVHALSIFNNVMSWSDINRIFVPKISVADGLIHNIYSQLQHKK
- the ppk1 gene encoding polyphosphate kinase 1, with protein sequence MSLHFNPRDITWLAFNERVLQEAMDEKVPLHLRIRFLGIFSNNLDEFFRVRVAGLKRAMDFKEKVIAESFYQPPSKILQRINEVVMRQQLNFDKTWKKIQTEMADHKVFIKNSKNLTTGQKEFVRQYFDEVVESNVIPILLHENTPMPYLRDKSLYLGVAMRKKDWQYSSNYAIIEIPSRFVGRFVLLPTEDPEEKNVMLLEDVITFNLPHIFSYFGYDEFSANAFKVTKDAELDLDNDIRTNFAEKIEKGLKNRRKGKPTRFVFDKDMDKALLELLIRKLNLTKKDSIIPGGKIHNFKHFMDFPDVFEAYERPVERSSFTHQAFEHGERVTDVILKEDVLLSFPYHKYNPVIDLLREAAMDPDVKSIQITAYRMASSSKIINALIYAARNGKEVTVMLELQARFDEESNLKWKDMLEPEGITVLVGIPNKKVHAKLCVIKKRAHNKTIQYGFVSTGNFNEKTARIYGDHLLLTADRGIMADINKVFNVLKKPKDDFIPILKTCKNLLVCPQFMREKIVHHIDKEIEEAKAGRKAEIIIKVNSMSDRLLIEKLYEAAKAGVVIRLIVRGIYCAVNQKEFKEKIKAISIVDEYLEHARVMYFYNKGTEDMYISSADWMTRNLDYRIEAAAKITDKNLKKELKDILDIQLRDNVKARILDKKLSNEYIRNDKKECRSQIETYKYLKAKTSKK